The proteins below come from a single bacterium genomic window:
- the fabD gene encoding ACP S-malonyltransferase: protein MSDSIGFLFPGQGSQFVGMGADLYSKFGPARDVYDRAEQALEMPIKKLSFEGPEDELRQTRYTQPAILTHSLAALAVLPKTSPAMAAGHSLGEYPALYAAGVLDFDSVMKLVKRRGALMYAEGEKNPGTMAAIIGMEAAAVEQLCKDAGGIVVPANYNEPRQTVISGEVPAVKAAAELAKTRGALKAVLLPVSGAFHSPLLKESAAEFAEFLGGFEIRTPSFPVIANVTGQPVTTAEQVRDCLTKQLISPVRWVATINSAKALGCKRFLEVGPGNVLAGLARRIDRELVVSPAGKVADVEALTAAAG, encoded by the coding sequence ATGAGTGATTCAATTGGTTTCCTCTTCCCCGGCCAAGGCTCTCAGTTCGTGGGCATGGGTGCCGACCTCTACTCGAAGTTCGGGCCGGCCCGCGACGTGTATGACCGCGCCGAGCAGGCGCTCGAAATGCCCATCAAGAAGCTGTCGTTTGAGGGTCCTGAAGACGAACTGCGCCAGACCCGCTACACCCAGCCCGCGATTCTGACCCATTCGCTCGCGGCGCTGGCCGTCCTGCCGAAGACCAGCCCGGCCATGGCTGCCGGCCACAGCCTCGGCGAGTATCCGGCGCTCTACGCTGCAGGAGTGCTCGACTTTGACTCGGTAATGAAGCTCGTGAAGCGCCGCGGCGCGCTCATGTATGCCGAAGGAGAGAAGAACCCCGGGACTATGGCCGCCATCATCGGCATGGAGGCAGCCGCGGTCGAGCAACTCTGCAAAGACGCAGGCGGAATAGTCGTGCCTGCGAACTACAACGAGCCCAGGCAGACGGTCATCTCCGGCGAGGTTCCGGCGGTCAAAGCTGCGGCCGAGCTGGCCAAGACCCGCGGCGCGCTCAAGGCCGTGCTCCTGCCGGTATCCGGGGCATTCCATTCGCCCCTGCTCAAGGAGTCGGCGGCAGAGTTCGCCGAATTTCTGGGAGGCTTCGAAATCCGCACGCCGTCTTTCCCGGTCATCGCCAATGTAACCGGTCAGCCGGTCACGACCGCTGAGCAGGTACGCGACTGCCTGACAAAGCAGCTCATATCGCCGGTCCGTTGGGTCGCGACTATCAATAGCGCGAAGGCCCTCGGCTGCAAACGATTCCTCGAAGTCGGCCCGGGCAACGTGCTCGCCGGCCTTGCCCGCAGGATTGACCGCGAACTTGTGGTCTCACCGGCAGGCAAAGTGGCGGACGTGGAAGCACTGACCGCCGCCGCAGGATAG
- a CDS encoding RNA-binding protein, protein MGKRVFVGNLPFSATEDQLRELFAQHGDVVSAEIVKDKFTERSRGFAFVEMATDEAAAAAVSALNQYQMDGRPLTVNEARARTESRGPRGGGRRGGDEGGNRW, encoded by the coding sequence ATGGGAAAGCGCGTGTTTGTGGGGAACCTTCCCTTCAGCGCGACCGAGGACCAGCTGCGCGAGCTGTTTGCCCAGCACGGCGACGTGGTCTCGGCGGAGATAGTCAAGGACAAGTTCACCGAGCGTTCCCGCGGATTCGCATTCGTGGAAATGGCGACGGATGAGGCGGCGGCAGCGGCCGTTTCCGCCCTCAATCAATACCAGATGGACGGCCGTCCGCTGACCGTGAACGAGGCCCGCGCCCGCACCGAGAGTCGCGGCCCGCGCGGCGGTGGACGCCGTGGCGGTGATGAAGGCGGCAATCGCTGGTAG
- a CDS encoding TMEM165/GDT1 family protein, giving the protein MDWRLLATTFGSVFLAELGDKTQLATLCFATGKNTFSPVFIGSSAALVTSSLIACLVGSELTKVLPVRWVHLGAGILFIVIGALLVARSVRSA; this is encoded by the coding sequence GTGGACTGGAGACTCCTTGCCACAACCTTCGGTTCGGTCTTTCTGGCCGAACTTGGCGACAAGACCCAACTCGCCACGCTCTGCTTTGCCACGGGTAAGAATACGTTCAGCCCCGTCTTCATTGGCAGTTCGGCTGCACTGGTCACCAGTTCTCTCATCGCCTGCCTGGTAGGTAGCGAACTGACAAAGGTGCTGCCGGTTCGCTGGGTTCATCTTGGAGCCGGAATCCTGTTCATCGTTATCGGAGCGCTGCTAGTGGCAAGGAGCGTTCGCTCTGCCTGA